A genome region from Leishmania mexicana MHOM/GT/2001/U1103 complete genome, chromosome 28 includes the following:
- a CDS encoding putative ribosomal protein S20 produces the protein MDYPKKNQAAPAEGQTVRLTITSRNAKAVESVTSQLLTRARDEKVTIHGPVRLPTRTLKITTRKTPCGNGTNTWDTFELKIYKRIIDLHAPTEQVKKITSFTMESGVDVSITILDR, from the coding sequence ATGGACTACCCGAAGAAGAACCAGGCGGCGCCCGCGGAGGGCCAGACGGTGCGTCTGACGATCACGTCGCGCAACGCGAAGGCTGTGGAGTCTGTGacgtcgcagctgctgacgcgcgcgcgcgacgagAAGGTGACGATCCACGGTCCGGTGCGTCTGCCGACGCGCACGCTGAAGATCACGACCCGCAAGACGCCTTGCGGTAACGGTACGAACACGTGGGACACGTTCGAGCTGAAGATCTACAAGCGCATCATCGACCTTCACGCGCCGACGGAGCAGGTGAAGAAGATCACGAGCTTCACGATGGAGTCGGGCGTGGACGTGTCGATCACGATCCTGGACCGGTag